The Paenibacillus wynnii DNA window AAATCTCTAGGAGCTGGTCCCGAGACATATCCTCCACGGACAAGGAATTTAGCAGAAAACGGTCTGCCGCTGCTGCCATCAATTGCAATAGGGATAACGTTTCTGAGCTAATACCGGGTCCTTTGCGTCGGTCCTTCTCCGCCTTTAATACTTTTTCATGGATCGCCGCCACTGCACCGACAGGGTCACTCTCCTGCTGAAGCTTCTCTAGTAAATAATCCCGCACCGCATCACGGAAAAAAGGCTGCTGGAGTGCCTCCGGAAGGAAGCGATCCCAACGGGTCACGAAACTCATAATGTCCGCTGCCCGTCCTGTTGAGGCTAGACGCTGTTCGATATAAGGCTCAAACAAGGTTGTCCTAAAAATCGGCTGCGGAAGCAGTTTTGCAAAGAAGGCCCGGCTAAGTTCATCATTGCTCTCCACGATTTCATAGGCTGCACTGACCACGTCCTCACGGCCAGCGGCCTGACAGTTAAGCATTCCATTGATGAAGTAATCCACGATTTTGCCTTTATAGGTATGGCCTTTCAGCAGAAAGTAGGCTTTGAAGCTTTCCATGATAGCAGGAACAAGAATCCCTTTTTGCCGGATAAGGTCAAATTCACGATCAAACCGTTCCAGGAACAAATCGTTCAACCTTACCTTGGAATCCAGTGCACCGTCAGATCTCAGATAGGATAAAATCCCGTTTAACACTATGCTTTTGTTATCCTCATATAGGTCTTCATTACCCTGCTCTATCTCATAAAAGACGGCTAATTCGTTGTAGACCGCTAGAGAGGTTAAGCGCTCCCCGCTCTCTCCTCTAAGCATCTCATCCGCAAACCTTCCAAAGTCCTCCAAAGCAGAGGCATTCCGTACCAGTGAGGTCCAGGCAAAATCGGCATAAGGCTGCCGCTGCTCCCCAAAATCTACATTGGCCGTCCGTCCGGACACCAGATCAAAAGTGAAGTCCTTCTCGATGCTTCGGTCTCCCTGGCGCAAGGAACCCTTCTCAACAAAGGTAAGATCTATATATTTACGGCTCTTAGGCTCATTGGCGTACGTAATTACACCCAGTCTGCGGCGGAATTCATTAGGCAGTGCATGGAATAGAATTTCCGTAAGTTCTACGGCCCAAGTGGATAGCTCTTCAATAGGCACATCCAGCGAGATATATACTTTCTTTTTCCCTGCTACGGAGGTCATAAGAGCCTGAAGCATACCCTTAAATAAGGTTTCACCTATTCCCAGAAATTGCAGAACATCCAGTGGTTTACGTCTTCGTTCCGCATGATGGACAGGGATTGCGCTCAGCTCCGGCAACACCGTACCCGGCTCCCCTACCAGTTCTCCTGCGAAGTCCGCATGCAGCCAATCCCCGTAGTACTGCAGGATTTCATCTGCCCTTGTGGACGGGACCACGAAGTTATGGGCAAAAAAGGCGCTCCGCTGTCCGGTAAAATCCACAGCCTGATAGCGATTTCGCCCGATAACGGTCTCCCCAGTTTCCGTATGAAAAAGATGCAATGCGGACGGGTATTGCGACTCGTCCTTTTCGCCTCTTGAGGCCAGTTCAACCGGTGCATCGTAGACGCAGAAAGGATGGAGAATTTTTTTGACAAAGTTGTTATCCAGGCTCTCAGACTTCGCTACCGTATCAAAGCCCTCCGCAGAACGATAAATCCCTCGCCGCTCGCGGGTATACATTTGCTGGGTGATCCCGGACCCTGAGGAAGTATTCACGGACCGTCGCTCCCCTCAATAAAACCAAGCTTGTGCAGCAGCCAAATGAACGGCTCATCCACACGAATGGGACTGACAACACCCTCAATCTTTTGATTCACGGGATTGCTGCCCAGTGCAGATACGGCGAAATATCCGGTATTGGAAAAATACACATCCATCGTATCCTTGAAGGGACGATCCACTTTCCCGATAAATCGGCGGATTTCACCGTCAATATTATGGAACTCGTCTAAGTTAATCGTCTTGCGGTGCACATAGTTGTTGAACACATTACTGTTCGATTTAATATAGTCGCCTTCCTCATCCTTGAGAGAATGCAACATATCGCTTTTGGCGAGAACAACGGCTGTAGGGATATCGGTCTTGCTTTTCTCCTGATAGGCGATAAAATCACCGAACATGGTCAGCACCACATCACGCGGCTCATCATACTGCGATACCCATTCACCGGGACGATCCCCGAGATTAATGTGGATTTTCTCCCGAATGGAACGGATTTGCAGCGGGTCTACCATGAACAGGATACCTGCGGAGTTCTTGATATGCTGGCCGTGCAGTCCGAGATAATCCTGATCGACCATCCCTTCCCCAGCCACATCGAAAAAGACGAGCGTCAGCGGCGGCTTCTCCTCATCCTTGAACACAAATTGAAAAATAAACGGCTCCTGCATTCTCTCCTTCTGCGTGGAAGCCAGCAAATCTCCGCGTTCGAACAACGGCTCTTCGTAGAGCGTCCGGAACTTGCGGCTGATCTCGGCATTCAGCGGCATGCAGGCAGCATCAAAATGACCGGCTGTTGTATGCTGCAGCGTATGAATCAAAGAGGTCATATACACCGACTTACCCACTTGGGAAGCCCCGATAATAGAGATAATATTGCTCGGCACCTTACCAGCTGTAATCGGCAGTTCATTATGACAGGACGGGCATAGCCGTCTGCGCGTAAGCACCCCGTAGCGGTCTGTAAGTCCGGTGAGTACATGATCTGTGAAATGGTGATGCTCCTCCGGGATATCGACAGGTTTAATAATTGCTTCAATATCGTCCACTGAATCCAGGCCAAACCGTTCCCGGTATTTGTTCAGGGCATCATCTTCACCCAGCGCATAATTCTCATCGTCCTCCCGGCTGTGCATAGCCCGAAACACAACCTCCTCGGGTGAAAACTTGCTGAAACAATAGGGACATACAATATCGTAAAAAAGCGGACGCGGCGCCGGTTGAGCTTTCTTCATAAAGCGGCTAAAAAATGACATGTTCATTCCTCCTTAAACCATACTTCGTAGCGTACTTCCCGACATCATATAATCCTCTGCTGAAAATAATAATATAGCTGCATTTTGTGCAATTATTTCGGAACAGAAGTTAGCATCCAGCCATATAATTGCACTTTGTGCAGTTATAATTGGGTTCAACAAGTGTTAATGCAGATTTCCGAGAAAATAAGTGTACAACATGCAACTAAGTGATCTTTTTAGAGGAAAGGGAGCTTTTTAGTTGTACATCATGCAATTAAACCGGTCATTTCCCCGAAACACTGTCCCGACTCACTCCGGAACCAGCTCATAATAAAGTCCGTACTTGCGCCCATCTGTGAAAAAGATACGCACAAAGTCATCCTTGCCAATCTCAATAGGCGGCAGAACGTTTCGTCCGGCTGCAAAATCCTGCACAAAAGGGAAGAGGACGCCGTCGTCTTTACCCGCTGGATAGCCGCCCCGCTTTTTGACATAGCAGAGGACATCTCTCACCACAGGCACTTCCGCCGTAATCGCCATATGTACAGTTTTGGCCTTCTGGAACAAACCCTTTTTATGGAGAGTGGAATAATAGATGCGTGCTTTGCCTGCACTGACGACAATACGATTGTCGCCCTCCGGCTGTCTCACCAATACAGTCTGTCCGCTCTCCCAGAGACGGGCGAATACCGTATAAGACACTAGACCAATATCATCCAATCGGTCTCTATATCCGTTATTGGCTTTGTATTCTTCCCGCGTATATAGCTTTAGCCCGCCGGGCGGAAGTTCAGCATTCTCCGGCTCATCCGCAGCAGCTTTATGAATACAGACCGCCTGCACACCGTCCGGCCAACGCCATCTTAATGTGCAGAAACGATCCTCCACCCTGGAAGTTACGTCACTGATTACCGGCGTAGAGCCATCCTTCTCGGTGTACCTCATGTCTATAATCTCCTTTCAACTCTACTAGAATCCTTTACTGCTCCGATCTCTGCGCGGATTAGGGAAATGATCGGATGCTGGTGCTTTAGAGGGTACTCCCTTTTGACCCCTACGAGATATTCTACCTTCCCCTATGGGAACAACAACGGTGAACAATGCAATAATTCCAGCTAATATAAGAACGGCAATCAAACGTATGATTCCGTTGAGAAATGAATGTCCGCTCAGTCCGAATTCAAGAATCAGACCGGCGATTAGACCGGATACTGCACCGCCTAATCCAAAGCTTTTGGCGAGATAGCGGTTGTCGAACATGATTCCCAAACCGAGTCCAAGCGCTGCCCCAATTATCAGAAGTGACAAGATACGTACTGCAGCATAGTAAGGACTATCTGCTGTTACATCAGTTCGCTCTGTAAGAAGCGTCCGGTCACCCAAACGTTCATAGATTTGTTGGAATACATCTCCTAGAAGATTGGCATCCGTAACATCATAATATTGTCCGCCGGTTGTTGTGGCGATATCCTGCAGCAGGTAAGATCCTGACGGATCATCCAGCCCTAGACCGATCGTATTCACCTTTACCCCACGGTCCAAATAATTCTGTAATTCCCGCGAGGTATCGAATTCACTGAACCCGTCCGACAACAGGATCACCATAGCCCCCCGGTCTGCTGCTTCATCGCCGTTAATAACACTCATCGCTTCCGAAAGGGCGCCGCTAATATTCGTGCCGCCCTCTGTTGTTTGCAAACTGGCAATGGCAGAGGTTACCCGATCAATATCTGCCGGGTTCGCCAATGAAGTCATTGGCTGAGCTACACTCGCAACGTCGCTGAAGGTCAGGACAGCCACCTGATTATCCTTGTCCATACGTTTCACCAGAGCTTGCGCTGCCGTATAACGGCTGTTATTGGGATCACTCTGCATCATACTGCCGGAATCATCAATAACCAGAACCACATCCTTGACCGGCTTGGCACCCCCGAAGTTCAGCTCATAGACGAATTCAGTTACCGCACCGACGCCAAACAGCAGAACCAACATAATCGGCAGAAGCTTCCAAGATAAGCCTAGATATCTCTGTTTCCATGAGGCTCCATTCAATCGGGGTGATACCATTTCCGCTATCAGACAGCCTAGCCCGACACCCAAACCGACCACTGCAAAGTAAAGACCGACAAGGAGAATCGAGGGGATCTCATCGAGCCAACGGGTCAAGAGAATTTCTCCAATTACAAATGCGATCCCGCCTCCGATTAGACTAAAAAAGAGCAGAAGGAGATTGATCTTTCGCTGCATATTCACTCATCCTTTCCGTAACATTCACTTGCCCCTCAGCGTAATTCAGGAAGCTGATCAGGGTCGACACCATGCAGCTTATAACCGTTCATTACATAGGTTTCGTAATACACTTTGCCATTCCGATAGTATAGAAGATCCTCCAGATGGAAGCCTCCCATCAGATTCAGCTTCTCCACACCGCTTCGGCGCTGCTCATGAACGAAACCTAGCCTATATATACGTGTGGTCTCGTCTACGGTGAAGGCATACCGCAGAAATTCAGAACCGCTGTCACCGAAGAAATACTTCTCCTCATGCCGGTGCTCCTGCGTGTATTCGAACAATCGGACATTGACGACCGAGCCCTCTTCTAGACTGCGGTACAGTCGCTTGAATAGTTCTTCTCTGGACATCACCTGACGGTTCTCATAAGCAGCCGCAACATTGGCACGCCGCAGCAGCTCTTCCTCAAAGGATAGAGCAAACGGCTCCGCCTTCAGCAGCTCCCGCTGACAGACCTCGATCAACCGTTCAATAACGGCCTGTTTCCCTTTATCTAACAACACCGAGACATTACCCATGTAACGCTCACTGAAAAAGATACCGGCACCACGTTTTGCCACCATATCGTTCATAACCTCGTCTGTGACCACCCGGTAGTACTCCATGATATTCTGACCGATCTCATCCCCAGTATGTCCAACACTATTTAGCGCTGTAGCTCGTAGCTCCTCTTCAAGTTCTTCCATGAGCTTCACCCTGCCTACACACTCAGCGTGAAGCTGTTCCAAGCCGGATTCCATTCGCTGACATACTAGGAGCTCACTCTCCAGTCGAAGAAGTTCATACTTTTTGCCATAGACCGTCGAGAACAAATAATGGATGAAATTACGCACGGTACGTTTCTCCAGTAAGGGAACACGCTTGAAGGGCTGCCTTTCCACATTCTCAGCGTACAAGGCCTCCAATTGCTCCTGGCAAGCGGAGATCATGGATCGCAAGCTTCCCATATGCTGACGAAGCTGAACCAGGACACTTCCCGAACCGGCATCCCGGTCTGCCGTCCATTCAGCCAGTTGATAGAACGATACAGCCCGTGTTTCCTCTTCCCCATTCACCAGCAAGGACTTCCAGTTTCGCATTGGCTGAAACGGCTCCAACCGCTTGGCTGACACTGAAATAAAGTTGTTACGGAAATACGCCACACCGCCGTCTCCGAAGAGTACCTGCTCCGCTTCCTGTAGGGACATTCGTTTCAGTTCATTGTACGAGGGATGACCATGACTCATCAGCCCCGTCATTTCCGAGATCCCCTCTTCATCGGGCAGCAGTTGCACTGCTCTCTCCCGCAATCTCTCCGGATCAAGCATCAGTAAAGTCTGCCGTTCACGCATACTCCAAGGACTGCCTTCACGCATTTCTGCTGCGAGACGCCGAAAGACATGATACAGAACAGCCAGCGCAATTTGCCGATTCGGCCTTCTCACACTGGAGAAACCTGCTGAAGCATAACTCTGCCGCCCTGTGCTGCCTCTTATACCGCTTTTAAAAGTCATATTATTGTAGCCACCCTGTCCAAGGGCAGGGTCGGACGAAGAGCGCACCCTGTTTTTGAGCAAGCTGATGTGAGAGATGATCTCGTAGTTGTCACTCATCCCCCCCAGTGACAGCATTCCGCGCTCATTCTTATCCGATAACAGGTAGACGAGATCGAACAGTGAGGAAGGTCCATGGTTCACAGGGATGGCAAAGCCCTCTTCGGTCACGAGCAGCGGTGCACTATAGGTATAATCCGCGGATTGCATATTCTCCAACTCACGTAAAAAAGCTAATCCGACAGAGCTGGAATAGCCGAACTGGTCGCCCTGTTCCCGTTCCTGAATTAATGCATATACATCTGTTTGAACCGACTTGAAGGATTGCCCCAGAACGGCACGGGCCAATAGAGTAATCTCCGGCAAGAACACATTAAGCGGGTCATCGACCCGCGTAATAATAGACAGATGGATTACATCAAAGGAGGAATAGAGCCGTCCGTAATCCGCTATGCTGTTGCTAATCCGTCGGAATACACGATTCATCTCCGCCAAAAAGCGGATCTGCTCATGAAACTCACGATAAATATCGTGCCGTACAGTATGTTGATCACGGCCTTCAGTGCCTGGCAGAATCATTTGCTGAACTCGTTCTGTTCTGTTGTCGGCGACCCGATTGTTGTCCCCGGCCTCAGGGATTGCATGGATAGCCATAACACCGCCAGCGTTATCCCATTTCCGCTCACAGCTATCCAGCACGGGACCGATTGCAGGAGTCACCTTGTCGCCAACGAACAGAAACAAGGCGGGATAATGGATGCTGCTGCGTCCATCTCCCTTATTCTGCAGCGCCTCTTCTCTGGCGGCATACTGCTCCGCATAAGATAATGTCAATGATTTGGTCATAGGACTATTTCAGCTTTCTGCGGATGTTGCTTAGCTTACCAGTCATGCTCTTATAGAATCCATACATCTCGTCGCCGTTGGCATGCTCCACCCGTTCATATTCAAGGCTGTCTCGCGCTTCAAGGAAGGTGACATACAGGCCTTCCAGCTTATACAGGAGCGGTGATACGTCTTCCGCAGCGGTCATTTCACCGGCACGGCGTGCCGCCTTGCGCAGCAGCACACTGCGGCTCTTCTCATCCAGCTCACGGAAATGACGGTACACCGCAAACTCTACATAGCTGCGTTCTTTCATTAAATTGGCGAACGGTTCCCAGGCATCCTCTTCCTCATCCCGGTCATACACGTACAGCGCACCTTTCTTAATAATACTGTCCGTATACAGTGCCTCAATGAATTGATCCATCCATTTCTCTTCATCCAAAAATTGATGAAGCAGGGCTTCCAGCTCTGCGGCCTGAGTTGCTAATACCGCGTATTTCGCCAGCTCCTCGCGTACTCGGGAGATGAGCTGCGGCGAACGGATCAGGTTCTCCTGAGCCAGATCTCTATTAATACTGCCGAAGATATCTTTAATGCCTTCACGCTCCAACCCTTTGTCGCGCAGGTTATTCAGATCATCTGCTGCCTTCTTCACTTCTCCCATATTCGGCCGTCCCGATTGCAGCTGAAGATTATAGCCGCGAAGGAACGCCTCCAGATCAAATGGCTTGGTGAAGATAACCGAATAACGGCTGCTTGTATTCTCGTCTACTCCTTTTTCCTTGATGATACCCAGCTCCAACGCCTGCGCGAAATCCGCCCGTACTCTAGCGTTATAATCACGGACACGGTTGTTGACATAAGTATCTCCCCATGATTTCTCAGGGATAGGAGAAGGCAGATACGTCCAGTTGTTCTTATCCGTCTGCACCAGATGTCGGCCGATGCCTTCTTTATCCAGAATGGTCCGTTCATAATTTTCTTCAAACACCCGCAGCGGAGTATACACAAACAGCGGTACCCCATTCCGCGTATTCAACCAGAAAATACGGTTCTTGACCTGACTTTCCTTAATCGTGAACTGCGATTTGCCCAGCGCATTATTCTGGTAGTTGCGGATACCCTTCAGGATTCCCGGTGCTTTAACTGGCACGGACACAAAACCCCATGACGGGAAATGCAGGCTACCGGAGCTGTTGCTAAGATGGAAGGTAGGCACAGCTTCTTCATCCAGCTTACCTGCGACAATACGTTCCACAAATTTGTCCAACGGCTCATCGTTGCCATATTTCATAACCAGGAAATCTTCCATTGAGCGGGTGATCAGATCCCCGAATTTATCACTTAAGAATTCTGAAATGGAACGGACAATATCAATCTCCTGCTCCTTCACCCAACGGCCGGAATGGTTCAGCATTTCACGGGTAAAGTCACGAATCAGATCATCGCCGTCCTTCTGATCCATGATCTTCGAGATCGTTGCTGAAATATCCGGCACATTAACAATGTTCCAGTAATACGTCTTGTTTCCTTTGTGATCAGCCTGCTCTTCACCATTGATGAGAATCTCACCATTTTTGGCAAAGATCGAGCTAAGCGCACTCAAGATTTCTGTAAACACGCCGTAAATCCGGTTGTTCTCTTCGTTAAGACGCTCATATAAGTCCTCATAAAATTCAATCATGCGCTCTGTGCGTTCTACATCTGCATGCAGCCAGTATTCATTGATCTTGGCTTCGATATAGGCGTTCTTCTTCTTTTCCTTCGATACAAAAGCACTGCGGGCATCGCCCAGCTTGTCATC harbors:
- a CDS encoding tubulin-like doman-containing protein produces the protein MKPVVREHIQQLDVSLGGGIVSDKIRVDTIDNPMLIIGLGGTGIDALLRLKYQINRRFKLPEDPLSKKKRDKPDNVEFLAFETNEQDRGKKYKGIGLDPQNEFVLLANAEIGGLLQNRSILEPYITEWLSPEMSITDGMNGAAGVRQAGRLLLFTKINQVVAAIDKKIKTLSVGTNKKLMVFLLTGLSGGTGSGAFLDIAYIVRGIIERDFGSAGIDRVNTLGYLFTPDVNLANKSLSEHTREYIRKNGYAALKELDYWMNVDSRGERFRQQYGNILTVNSPLPPFNLCHLISATNTEGKLLENAYDYCMNVTAENITNFMASEEKQSGEEFAIHDYISNIRTNIAQMNKTYPANYEYNIIGASSAVLPIEEMTTYLAFRLFEKMENMFHQAPGQEDVEKFARKLGIDLDSMIKTFEARVPEPLPGYQNSERLSHANVIKNQVVSMDTELEQNFLARAREEYIKSKKQLPGEIVGRFGEELERIFLHPEQGPFYVSRLLFTEKGFCILKLILSYIEALRESLLRLPRDIETARDSADDKLGDARSAFVSKEKKKNAYIEAKINEYWLHADVERTERMIEFYEDLYERLNEENNRIYGVFTEILSALSSIFAKNGEILINGEEQADHKGNKTYYWNIVNVPDISATISKIMDQKDGDDLIRDFTREMLNHSGRWVKEQEIDIVRSISEFLSDKFGDLITRSMEDFLVMKYGNDEPLDKFVERIVAGKLDEEAVPTFHLSNSSGSLHFPSWGFVSVPVKAPGILKGIRNYQNNALGKSQFTIKESQVKNRIFWLNTRNGVPLFVYTPLRVFEENYERTILDKEGIGRHLVQTDKNNWTYLPSPIPEKSWGDTYVNNRVRDYNARVRADFAQALELGIIKEKGVDENTSSRYSVIFTKPFDLEAFLRGYNLQLQSGRPNMGEVKKAADDLNNLRDKGLEREGIKDIFGSINRDLAQENLIRSPQLISRVREELAKYAVLATQAAELEALLHQFLDEEKWMDQFIEALYTDSIIKKGALYVYDRDEEEDAWEPFANLMKERSYVEFAVYRHFRELDEKSRSVLLRKAARRAGEMTAAEDVSPLLYKLEGLYVTFLEARDSLEYERVEHANGDEMYGFYKSMTGKLSNIRRKLK
- a CDS encoding transcription initiation factor TFIID, with protein sequence MTKSLTLSYAEQYAAREEALQNKGDGRSSIHYPALFLFVGDKVTPAIGPVLDSCERKWDNAGGVMAIHAIPEAGDNNRVADNRTERVQQMILPGTEGRDQHTVRHDIYREFHEQIRFLAEMNRVFRRISNSIADYGRLYSSFDVIHLSIITRVDDPLNVFLPEITLLARAVLGQSFKSVQTDVYALIQEREQGDQFGYSSSVGLAFLRELENMQSADYTYSAPLLVTEEGFAIPVNHGPSSLFDLVYLLSDKNERGMLSLGGMSDNYEIISHISLLKNRVRSSSDPALGQGGYNNMTFKSGIRGSTGRQSYASAGFSSVRRPNRQIALAVLYHVFRRLAAEMREGSPWSMRERQTLLMLDPERLRERAVQLLPDEEGISEMTGLMSHGHPSYNELKRMSLQEAEQVLFGDGGVAYFRNNFISVSAKRLEPFQPMRNWKSLLVNGEEETRAVSFYQLAEWTADRDAGSGSVLVQLRQHMGSLRSMISACQEQLEALYAENVERQPFKRVPLLEKRTVRNFIHYLFSTVYGKKYELLRLESELLVCQRMESGLEQLHAECVGRVKLMEELEEELRATALNSVGHTGDEIGQNIMEYYRVVTDEVMNDMVAKRGAGIFFSERYMGNVSVLLDKGKQAVIERLIEVCQRELLKAEPFALSFEEELLRRANVAAAYENRQVMSREELFKRLYRSLEEGSVVNVRLFEYTQEHRHEEKYFFGDSGSEFLRYAFTVDETTRIYRLGFVHEQRRSGVEKLNLMGGFHLEDLLYYRNGKVYYETYVMNGYKLHGVDPDQLPELR
- a CDS encoding vWA domain-containing protein; the protein is MQRKINLLLLFFSLIGGGIAFVIGEILLTRWLDEIPSILLVGLYFAVVGLGVGLGCLIAEMVSPRLNGASWKQRYLGLSWKLLPIMLVLLFGVGAVTEFVYELNFGGAKPVKDVVLVIDDSGSMMQSDPNNSRYTAAQALVKRMDKDNQVAVLTFSDVASVAQPMTSLANPADIDRVTSAIASLQTTEGGTNISGALSEAMSVINGDEAADRGAMVILLSDGFSEFDTSRELQNYLDRGVKVNTIGLGLDDPSGSYLLQDIATTTGGQYYDVTDANLLGDVFQQIYERLGDRTLLTERTDVTADSPYYAAVRILSLLIIGAALGLGLGIMFDNRYLAKSFGLGGAVSGLIAGLILEFGLSGHSFLNGIIRLIAVLILAGIIALFTVVVPIGEGRISRRGQKGVPSKAPASDHFPNPRRDRSSKGF